From the Armatimonadota bacterium genome, one window contains:
- a CDS encoding preprotein translocase subunit SecG has translation METFYNILLGVSVFVAVIFTLLVLVTGKGDAMAGGAAGIRTTFKGKASFDDKITNITYVLGGSFMLLMLILAMLSSRIN, from the coding sequence TTGGAGACCTTCTATAACATCCTGCTCGGCGTGAGCGTATTCGTCGCCGTTATATTCACCTTGCTAGTGCTCGTCACCGGCAAAGGCGACGCGATGGCCGGCGGCGCTGCTGGAATCCGAACGACTTTCAAGGGCAAGGCCAGCTTCGACGACAAGATCACGAACATCACCTACGTCCTCGGCGGCTCGTTCATGCTCTTGATGCTGATCTTGGCTATGCTGAGCAGCAGGATCAACTAA
- a CDS encoding bifunctional metallophosphatase/5'-nucleotidase — protein sequence MASITLIHTNDTHGRLTPAKLPFLLSLRAEVDLYFDTGDCIKAGNLAVPVKPDPVWPLLAEAACDAGTIGNRESHVLKSAFTMKLKGAAHPLVCANLHLKRGDDPLPSTWTLDAGGMKVGIVGVMVPMVTTRMKTQAASAYLWDQPVPVAVSLAASLRPQVDLLIALTHIGLAKDRLLAEATTEFDLILGGHSHTVLEQPEVVNGTPICQGGSHARFIGRYVWDSSSGLVESELVPWP from the coding sequence GTGGCATCGATCACCCTGATCCATACCAACGACACGCACGGACGCTTGACGCCCGCGAAACTGCCTTTTCTCCTGTCGCTTCGGGCGGAGGTGGACCTGTATTTCGACACCGGCGACTGCATCAAGGCCGGAAACCTCGCCGTTCCTGTGAAGCCAGATCCTGTGTGGCCGCTGTTGGCCGAAGCGGCGTGCGACGCGGGCACGATCGGCAACCGAGAGTCGCACGTTCTGAAATCCGCTTTCACTATGAAGCTAAAGGGAGCCGCGCACCCCTTGGTCTGTGCGAACCTTCATCTCAAACGGGGTGATGATCCTCTGCCATCCACTTGGACTCTCGACGCCGGTGGGATGAAGGTCGGTATCGTGGGCGTGATGGTGCCGATGGTGACAACGCGGATGAAGACGCAGGCGGCCAGCGCGTACCTGTGGGACCAGCCAGTGCCCGTGGCGGTCTCTCTCGCGGCGTCGCTCCGCCCTCAGGTCGATCTGCTGATCGCGCTGACGCACATCGGCCTCGCAAAGGACCGGCTTCTGGCCGAGGCGACCACTGAGTTCGACCTGATCCTCGGCGGACATTCGCACACGGTCTTAGAGCAGCCCGAGGTCGTCAACGGCACGCCGATCTGCCAGGGCGGGTCGCACGCGCGGTTCATCGGACGGTACGTCTGGGACTCTTCGTCGGGGCTGGTCGAATCGGAGCTTGTGCCGTGGCCTTGA
- a CDS encoding DUF1385 domain-containing protein — translation MTPHQFSQSDPLSLPVGVLAAPVDPIQVGASLEVAARTMTSEGVHSLAVAHGKLFVGLLDEAQLIEALSHGAEPHDPIDALIDPSPTTLPPQASGAQALRVFQETGARAIVIVDSVGEPVGLLTPSRLLLPATASYRPRVIGGMATPLGVYLTNGAVKGGASAWGLLLTGGLMTGVIFVAHYLVLAVAVLMLHLDTDVPNVLQGMNVATTALFLVGLRMLPLSGTHAAEHMVVHAIERGERLHVDVVRRMPRSHPRCGTNIAVGAMIFMGILSSPWLGGEDNGTLKLMVAVLTTMFLWRPVGQFVQLAFTTKPPTDEQIMSGIKAGNELLAASAVSPIASPPIYRKLAMSGIFAVIAGAILAQFVLSGVLALLNVPPEWRVFF, via the coding sequence ATGACGCCTCACCAGTTTTCGCAGTCCGATCCGCTCTCCCTTCCGGTGGGCGTTCTAGCCGCGCCCGTCGATCCGATCCAGGTCGGCGCTTCGTTGGAGGTCGCTGCGAGGACGATGACCAGCGAGGGCGTTCATTCGTTGGCCGTCGCGCACGGAAAGCTCTTCGTCGGGCTGCTCGACGAGGCACAGCTCATCGAGGCGCTCTCGCACGGCGCAGAGCCGCACGACCCGATCGACGCGCTGATCGACCCGTCGCCGACGACGCTGCCGCCTCAAGCGTCCGGCGCTCAGGCTTTGCGGGTGTTCCAAGAGACCGGCGCGCGAGCGATCGTGATCGTTGACAGCGTGGGAGAGCCGGTCGGCCTGCTCACGCCATCGCGACTACTGCTACCAGCGACTGCGTCTTACCGCCCAAGGGTGATCGGTGGCATGGCGACGCCCCTGGGAGTGTATCTGACGAACGGCGCTGTGAAGGGAGGCGCCAGCGCCTGGGGGCTGCTTCTGACCGGGGGGCTGATGACCGGCGTGATCTTCGTCGCGCACTATCTCGTTCTGGCGGTCGCAGTCCTCATGCTCCACCTGGATACGGACGTTCCCAACGTCCTGCAAGGCATGAACGTCGCGACGACCGCGCTCTTTCTAGTCGGATTGCGGATGCTGCCGCTGAGCGGAACTCACGCAGCAGAGCACATGGTGGTGCACGCGATCGAGCGAGGTGAGCGACTGCACGTCGACGTCGTCCGCCGGATGCCGCGGTCGCACCCGCGATGCGGCACGAACATCGCCGTCGGCGCGATGATCTTCATGGGGATTCTCTCGTCGCCCTGGCTCGGCGGCGAGGACAATGGCACTCTCAAGCTCATGGTCGCCGTGCTGACGACCATGTTCCTATGGAGGCCAGTCGGCCAGTTCGTCCAGCTTGCCTTCACCACGAAACCGCCCACCGACGAGCAGATCATGAGCGGGATCAAGGCTGGCAACGAGCTGCTGGCTGCCAGCGCTGTGTCGCCTATCGCCTCACCGCCGATTTACAGGAAACTGGCCATGAGCGGGATTTTCGCGGTCATAGCAGGGGCGATCCTAGCTCAATTCGTCCTTTCTGGCGTCCTGGCGCTGCTCAACGTTCCTCCAGAATGGAGGGTATTCTTTTAG
- a CDS encoding ABC transporter ATP-binding protein has protein sequence MSASGLGRRFGARWIFRGLEFELFGGNALCVLGPNGSGKSTLLRILAGLLSASEGSVDPKPCDSRSVLGYAAVDLALYHHLTAREHLEFAGRLRGLASPRVELLDTVGLTDVGKKPVGQFSSGMRARLKLALAIQHEPPVLLLDEPSASLDENGREIVARIVYEQKRQGAVVIATNDPSDRRYATHELELA, from the coding sequence ATGAGCGCTTCTGGGCTCGGGCGGCGGTTCGGCGCGCGGTGGATCTTCCGAGGACTTGAGTTTGAGCTGTTCGGTGGCAATGCGCTGTGCGTGCTGGGGCCCAACGGAAGCGGAAAATCGACGTTGCTGCGCATCCTCGCGGGGCTGCTGTCGGCGAGCGAGGGGTCGGTCGATCCGAAGCCTTGCGACAGCCGCAGCGTGCTCGGCTATGCGGCGGTTGATTTGGCGCTCTATCACCATCTGACCGCAAGAGAGCACCTGGAGTTCGCCGGGAGGTTGCGCGGGCTTGCCTCCCCTCGTGTTGAGCTTCTAGACACAGTCGGTCTGACCGACGTAGGAAAGAAGCCGGTCGGGCAGTTCAGCAGCGGGATGCGCGCGCGGCTGAAACTAGCTCTGGCGATCCAGCACGAGCCTCCCGTATTGCTCCTAGACGAGCCATCGGCCTCGCTCGATGAGAACGGGCGAGAGATCGTCGCGCGCATCGTATACGAGCAGAAAAGGCAAGGCGCGGTGGTCATCGCGACCAACGACCCCAGCGACAGGAGGTACGCGACGCATGAGCTCGAGCTGGCTTGA